From a single Couchioplanes caeruleus genomic region:
- a CDS encoding alpha/beta hydrolase translates to MRITPVLLVLALVSIVLPSAAPAAPAAPAAPAAPAVAALAPPAAVTAAMVAAGDPYAGWARSGRRFLAFDPRGDGTAVEVVGDLDTADRIAVLVPGVDTTLRNFDRGLGGVSRRAPSVQARAVRDAVRAADPSAHVAVVAWLGYDPPEGLSLEAARDLRARAGVPALVAFVRSLPPRAAVTLIGHSYGALVVGRAVRQLPRVADVVALGAPGMGAGHAAELGGARVWSALAPGDWIRRVPQLRLGHLGHGRRPSAAAFGAIPLPTAGVDGHDGYLCPGSATLTAVAGVVLGRTDPAVLP, encoded by the coding sequence ATGCGAATCACACCGGTACTGCTCGTCCTGGCCCTGGTCTCGATCGTCCTGCCGTCCGCCGCCCCCGCCGCCCCCGCCGCCCCCGCCGCCCCCGCCGCCCCGGCCGTGGCGGCCCTCGCTCCCCCGGCGGCCGTCACCGCCGCGATGGTCGCCGCCGGGGATCCGTACGCGGGCTGGGCGCGCAGCGGGCGGCGGTTCCTCGCGTTCGACCCCCGCGGCGACGGGACGGCCGTCGAGGTGGTCGGGGATCTCGACACGGCGGACCGCATCGCGGTGCTCGTACCCGGGGTGGACACCACGCTGCGCAACTTCGACCGGGGGCTCGGCGGCGTGTCCCGGCGCGCCCCGTCGGTGCAGGCCCGGGCCGTCCGGGACGCGGTGCGGGCGGCGGACCCGTCGGCCCATGTCGCCGTGGTGGCCTGGCTGGGGTACGACCCGCCCGAGGGGCTGTCCCTGGAGGCGGCCCGGGACCTGCGGGCCCGCGCGGGCGTCCCGGCGCTGGTCGCGTTCGTACGCTCGCTGCCGCCGCGCGCGGCCGTGACGCTGATCGGGCACAGCTACGGGGCGCTGGTGGTGGGCCGGGCCGTGCGGCAGCTGCCCCGGGTCGCCGACGTCGTGGCGCTGGGCGCGCCGGGGATGGGCGCCGGGCACGCCGCCGAGCTGGGCGGGGCGCGGGTGTGGTCGGCGCTGGCACCGGGCGACTGGATCCGGCGGGTGCCGCAGCTGCGGCTCGGGCACCTGGGTCACGGGCGGCGGCCGTCCGCGGCGGCGTTCGGAGCGATCCCGCTGCCCACCGCGGGCGTGGACGGGCACGACGGCTACCTGTGCCCCGGGTCGGCGACGCTGACCGCGGTGGCCGGTGTGGTGCTCGGCCGTACGGACCCGGCGGTGCTGCCGTGA
- a CDS encoding acyltransferase family protein has protein sequence MRPGRDVTIDAVRAYAIGGVVLGHWLVTGFVLTPDGLRVSSPLSAMPGLAPVTWILQTLGLFFFAGGFAAARAGRRADGRGRTHRRVLLPLIVLLAAWGVPLAAGAVLGVPAVTLKTVAKLVISPLWFLLPYLLLRSVAAPLNRVVARYGPVLAVPAVALVATVDAGLLPGWVSVVAAWTVPWVLGAAVALGRLTRPWTGPALLACGSAALALLITVGYPVSAVGVPGDGRSNLAPPSLFAVALAVTQIGGFLTLRAPLADALRRPAARRAVARVNRVAVPVYLTHQSVLLVAVCLVGTGLPGLVGVPEGAVWVAGRTVWIPVLGLLLAAVTRGGRHGWGCVH, from the coding sequence GTGAGGCCCGGGCGGGACGTCACGATCGACGCGGTGCGGGCGTACGCGATCGGCGGGGTGGTTCTCGGGCACTGGCTGGTGACGGGATTCGTCCTCACGCCGGACGGTCTGCGCGTGTCCAGTCCCCTGTCGGCGATGCCGGGCCTGGCGCCGGTGACATGGATTCTGCAGACGCTGGGTCTGTTCTTCTTCGCGGGCGGGTTCGCGGCGGCGCGCGCGGGACGGCGGGCGGACGGCCGGGGGCGTACGCATCGCCGGGTTCTGCTGCCGTTGATCGTGCTGCTCGCCGCCTGGGGCGTGCCGCTCGCCGCCGGCGCGGTGCTCGGCGTGCCGGCCGTGACGCTGAAGACGGTCGCCAAGCTGGTGATCAGCCCGCTGTGGTTCCTGCTGCCCTACCTGCTGCTGCGGTCCGTGGCCGCGCCGCTGAACCGGGTCGTCGCCCGGTACGGCCCGGTCCTCGCCGTCCCCGCGGTGGCCCTGGTCGCGACGGTGGACGCGGGCCTGCTGCCGGGCTGGGTGTCGGTGGTGGCGGCATGGACCGTCCCGTGGGTGCTCGGCGCGGCCGTGGCCCTCGGCCGGCTCACCCGGCCCTGGACCGGGCCGGCGCTGCTGGCCTGCGGCAGTGCGGCCCTCGCGCTGCTGATCACGGTGGGCTACCCGGTCAGCGCGGTCGGGGTGCCCGGTGACGGCCGGTCGAACCTCGCGCCGCCCTCACTGTTCGCGGTGGCGCTGGCCGTCACCCAGATCGGTGGTTTCCTGACCCTGCGGGCCCCGCTGGCGGACGCGCTGCGACGGCCGGCGGCCCGCCGCGCGGTGGCCCGCGTGAACCGGGTCGCGGTGCCCGTCTACCTGACCCATCAGAGCGTGCTGCTGGTCGCGGTCTGCCTAGTCGGCACGGGTCTGCCCGGCCTCGTCGGCGTGCCGGAGGGCGCCGTCTGGGTGGCCGGGCGGACCGTCTGGATACCCGTCCTGGGGCTGCTCCTGGCGGCCGTGACCCGGGGCGGGCGGCACGGTTGGGGGTGCGTACATTAA
- a CDS encoding TIM-barrel domain-containing protein produces MSLRTRMSVLVTVLLALVGVPGSALAAPHAPEVHGQTIRAGHLRVQVLSPTLLRLEYAADDHFEDRPTFTAVDRTPARTWFSARTRDGELTVRTSAVTLHHDLGSGAVTAENTTLELTVGGRRTTVHPAFGSPARADALGGWYRGLDYYAGQAGPVDQIALHPGMLNRGGWYLLDDTGTALRTTDGWVGARPARTGAYQDGYLFGYGHDYARGLADLRTLTGPSLLPPKWAFGTWFSKYQAYSTADYETSLLPAFRSHDVPLDSLVVDTDWKAPNAWAGWNWNPDLFPDPEAFVGRLARQGVHTTLNVHAAISGDDPRFTGAQAVAKGKLTPATSSFAPNPYRFDWTDRDQAAAWASLHKPFEDQGVRQWWLDYCCDDSTVTTPGVTADSWVNELYRRDGEARGLRGFSLARIGASFPAYTTPGPSGPWGEHRSTVHFTGDTRPDWETLAFAAAMTPAEGSIGMSYVSHDIGSFAGKHLPEDLYLRWVQLGAFQPVLRLHSDHGDRLPWEYSDTVSTAAADFLRLRESLAPYLYTAARQTYDTGLPMARALYLTWPEQDEAYRHATQYTLGDSLLVAPVTKPGLSTTTAVWFPPGTWTDFFTGATFRGPATRTVAATPDRMPVYVRAGGIVARAPAAASVAAQPKDRLGLTVYPHASGATSVYDDAGDGLGYRTGQFTRTPVRYVEGRLKALSVGPVAGTYPAAPATRRYTVAFEGVGRPHVVLLGGRAAPWTYDRVAHRLTVEVPATATGRRVTILHDGATVNVAPQPAVDLTFTAPDGLQSGARSTLVTTARNDGPGTITGLSATVAAPEGWVVTPRTPTTAASLAPGGTFTVTYDVTPAGPSPRTQNVVARLAYANPDGTAASLPASLTVPVRPVAVTFRVLAPPGTPPDATLYVPGNIAELGPWDPAKQPMTDRGNGIWESTISVLDGTEIQYKYTRGSWETVEEWGSITGTNNRSVTVDGGITRTMVVDDTSTRWDEPGVPDTHLAIRFWRDPLVVATSPAAGSSGAAPAAVTVRFQRDVQPAGADYGDAVRVQGPSGAVAGTVAETTPGTLTWTPAAALPAGGYTVTVAQVSSTGAAGVPIRQPYTFTFTVS; encoded by the coding sequence GTGTCGCTGCGTACCCGGATGTCGGTGCTGGTCACCGTTCTGCTGGCGCTGGTCGGGGTGCCCGGCTCGGCGCTGGCCGCCCCGCACGCCCCCGAGGTCCACGGGCAGACCATCCGGGCGGGACACCTGCGGGTCCAGGTGCTCAGCCCCACGCTGCTGCGCCTCGAGTACGCGGCCGACGACCACTTCGAGGATCGGCCCACGTTCACCGCGGTGGACCGTACGCCCGCGCGCACCTGGTTCTCGGCCCGGACCCGCGACGGCGAGCTGACCGTCCGCACCAGCGCCGTGACCCTGCACCACGACCTCGGCAGCGGCGCGGTCACGGCGGAGAACACCACGCTCGAGCTGACCGTCGGTGGCCGCCGTACCACCGTGCACCCGGCGTTCGGGTCCCCGGCCCGCGCCGACGCGCTCGGCGGCTGGTACCGCGGCCTGGACTACTACGCGGGCCAGGCCGGGCCGGTCGACCAGATCGCGCTGCACCCCGGCATGCTCAACCGCGGCGGCTGGTACCTGCTCGACGACACCGGCACCGCGCTGCGCACCACCGACGGCTGGGTCGGCGCCCGCCCCGCGCGCACCGGCGCCTACCAGGACGGCTACCTGTTCGGGTACGGCCACGACTACGCACGCGGGCTCGCCGACCTGCGCACCCTGACCGGGCCGTCGCTGCTGCCGCCGAAGTGGGCGTTCGGTACGTGGTTCTCGAAGTACCAGGCGTACAGCACGGCGGACTACGAGACCTCGCTGCTGCCCGCGTTCCGCTCGCACGACGTGCCGCTGGACTCGCTCGTGGTCGACACGGACTGGAAGGCGCCCAACGCGTGGGCCGGCTGGAACTGGAACCCGGACCTGTTCCCCGACCCGGAGGCGTTCGTCGGCCGCCTCGCACGGCAGGGCGTGCACACGACGCTCAACGTGCACGCGGCGATCTCCGGCGACGACCCCCGGTTCACCGGCGCGCAGGCCGTGGCGAAGGGCAAGCTCACCCCCGCGACCAGCAGCTTCGCGCCGAACCCGTACCGCTTCGACTGGACCGACCGCGACCAGGCAGCCGCGTGGGCGTCGCTGCACAAGCCGTTCGAGGACCAGGGCGTACGCCAATGGTGGCTGGACTACTGCTGCGACGACAGCACCGTGACCACCCCCGGCGTCACGGCGGACAGCTGGGTCAACGAGCTGTACCGCCGCGACGGGGAGGCGCGCGGGCTGCGCGGGTTCTCGCTGGCGCGGATCGGTGCGTCGTTCCCCGCTTACACCACGCCGGGGCCGTCCGGGCCGTGGGGCGAGCACCGCAGCACCGTGCACTTCACCGGCGACACCCGTCCCGACTGGGAGACGCTCGCCTTCGCCGCGGCGATGACACCGGCCGAGGGCAGCATCGGCATGTCGTACGTCAGCCACGACATCGGCAGCTTCGCCGGCAAGCACCTGCCCGAGGACCTCTACCTGCGCTGGGTGCAGCTCGGCGCGTTCCAGCCGGTGCTGCGGCTGCACTCCGACCACGGCGACCGGCTCCCGTGGGAGTACTCGGACACCGTGAGCACGGCGGCCGCCGACTTCCTGCGGCTGCGGGAGTCGCTGGCGCCGTACCTCTACACCGCCGCGCGGCAGACGTACGACACCGGGCTGCCGATGGCGCGGGCGCTGTACCTGACCTGGCCGGAGCAGGACGAGGCGTACCGGCACGCCACCCAGTACACGCTGGGCGACTCGCTGCTGGTGGCGCCGGTGACGAAGCCGGGGCTGAGCACCACCACCGCGGTGTGGTTCCCGCCGGGCACCTGGACCGACTTCTTCACCGGGGCGACCTTCCGCGGACCCGCGACCCGGACCGTCGCCGCGACCCCGGACCGGATGCCGGTCTACGTCCGCGCCGGCGGCATCGTGGCCCGCGCGCCCGCGGCGGCCTCGGTGGCCGCGCAGCCCAAGGACCGCCTCGGGCTGACCGTCTACCCGCACGCCTCGGGCGCCACCTCGGTCTACGACGACGCGGGCGACGGGCTGGGCTACCGCACCGGCCAGTTCACCCGCACGCCCGTGCGGTACGTCGAGGGACGCCTCAAGGCATTGTCCGTCGGCCCGGTCGCCGGGACCTACCCCGCTGCCCCGGCGACCCGCCGGTACACCGTGGCCTTCGAGGGCGTCGGCCGTCCGCACGTCGTGCTGCTCGGCGGCCGGGCGGCACCGTGGACGTACGACCGGGTGGCTCACCGGCTGACCGTGGAGGTGCCGGCGACCGCGACCGGCCGCCGGGTGACGATCCTGCACGACGGCGCCACCGTGAACGTCGCGCCGCAGCCGGCCGTCGACCTGACCTTCACCGCGCCCGACGGCCTGCAGTCCGGGGCGAGAAGCACGCTGGTCACCACGGCCCGCAACGACGGACCGGGCACGATCACCGGGCTGTCGGCCACCGTCGCCGCGCCCGAGGGCTGGGTGGTCACACCGCGGACGCCCACGACCGCGGCCTCCCTCGCGCCGGGCGGCACCTTCACCGTCACCTACGACGTCACGCCCGCCGGGCCGTCGCCGCGTACGCAGAACGTGGTGGCCCGGCTCGCGTACGCGAATCCGGACGGCACCGCCGCGAGCCTGCCGGCGAGCCTGACCGTGCCCGTACGCCCGGTCGCGGTGACCTTCCGGGTGCTTGCGCCGCCGGGCACCCCGCCGGACGCGACCCTCTACGTGCCCGGCAACATCGCCGAGCTCGGCCCCTGGGACCCCGCGAAGCAGCCGATGACCGACCGGGGCAACGGCATCTGGGAGAGCACGATCTCCGTGCTGGACGGCACCGAGATCCAGTACAAGTACACCCGCGGCAGCTGGGAGACGGTGGAGGAGTGGGGGTCCATCACCGGGACGAACAACCGCAGCGTCACCGTCGACGGTGGGATCACCCGGACGATGGTGGTCGACGACACCTCGACCCGCTGGGACGAGCCGGGCGTGCCGGACACCCACCTGGCGATCCGGTTCTGGCGTGACCCGCTGGTGGTCGCGACGAGCCCGGCGGCCGGCAGCAGCGGGGCCGCCCCGGCCGCGGTCACCGTCCGCTTCCAGCGCGACGTCCAGCCGGCCGGCGCGGACTACGGCGACGCCGTCCGGGTCCAGGGGCCGTCCGGCGCGGTGGCCGGCACGGTCGCCGAGACGACGCCGGGCACGCTCACCTGGACACCGGCCGCGGCGCTGCCCGCGGGCGGCTACACGGTCACGGTGGCGCAGGTGAGCAGCACCGGGGCGGCCGGCGTGCCGATCCGGCAGCCGTACACCTTCACGTTCACGGTGTCGTGA
- a CDS encoding zinc-dependent alcohol dehydrogenase codes for MRAMVYRGPYRVRVEEKDRPAVEHPNDAIVRVTRAAICGSDLHLYHGMMPDTRVGMTFGHEFVGVVDEVGPSVQNLKVGDRVMVPFNVFCGTCYFCARGLYSNCHNVNPNATAVGGIYGYSHTSGGYDGGQSEFVRVPFADVGPSLIPEWMDEDDAVLLTDALATGYFGAQLGDIVEGDVVVVFGAGPVGLYAAKSAWLMGAGRVIVIDHLDYRLAKAAEFAHAETYNFAEYDDIIVHLKKITEYLGADVTIDAVGAEADGNFLQHVTAAKLKLQGGSPVALNWAIDAVRKGGTVSVMGAYGPLFSAVKFGDAMNKGLTLRMNQCPVKRQWPRLFEHIKNGYLKPSDIVTHRIPLEHIAEGYHIFSAKLDGCIKPLIVPNAA; via the coding sequence ATGCGTGCGATGGTCTATCGGGGCCCGTACCGGGTGCGGGTGGAGGAGAAGGACCGTCCCGCGGTCGAACATCCCAACGATGCGATCGTCCGGGTCACCCGGGCCGCGATCTGCGGGTCCGACCTGCACCTCTACCACGGGATGATGCCCGACACCCGGGTCGGCATGACGTTCGGCCACGAGTTCGTGGGCGTGGTCGACGAGGTCGGCCCGTCGGTGCAGAACCTCAAGGTCGGCGACCGCGTCATGGTCCCGTTCAACGTCTTCTGCGGCACGTGCTACTTCTGTGCCCGCGGGCTCTACTCCAACTGCCACAACGTCAACCCGAACGCCACGGCGGTGGGCGGCATCTACGGCTACTCGCACACCTCGGGCGGGTACGACGGCGGCCAGTCGGAGTTCGTCCGGGTGCCGTTCGCCGACGTCGGGCCCAGCCTGATCCCGGAGTGGATGGACGAGGACGACGCCGTCCTGCTCACCGACGCGCTCGCCACCGGCTACTTCGGCGCCCAGCTGGGCGACATCGTCGAGGGCGACGTCGTCGTGGTGTTCGGCGCCGGCCCGGTCGGCCTGTACGCGGCCAAGTCGGCGTGGCTGATGGGCGCCGGCCGGGTCATCGTCATCGACCACCTGGACTACCGGCTGGCGAAGGCCGCCGAGTTCGCGCACGCCGAGACGTACAACTTCGCCGAGTACGACGACATCATCGTGCACCTCAAGAAGATCACCGAGTACCTCGGCGCGGACGTCACCATCGACGCGGTCGGCGCCGAGGCGGACGGCAACTTCCTGCAGCACGTCACCGCGGCGAAGCTGAAGCTGCAGGGCGGCTCGCCGGTGGCCCTGAACTGGGCGATCGACGCGGTCCGCAAGGGTGGCACGGTCTCGGTGATGGGCGCGTACGGCCCGCTGTTCAGCGCGGTGAAGTTCGGCGACGCCATGAACAAGGGGCTCACCCTGCGGATGAACCAGTGCCCGGTGAAGCGGCAGTGGCCCCGGCTCTTCGAGCACATCAAGAACGGCTACCTCAAGCCCAGCGACATCGTGACGCACCGCATCCCGCTGGAGCACATCGCCGAGGGCTACCACATCTTCTCGGCGAAGCTGGACGGCTGCATCAAGCCCCTCATCGTCCCCAACGCCGCCTGA
- a CDS encoding methyl-accepting chemotaxis protein produces the protein MFRRIAPALAALAACGSLFLVLQQVATGAFDGLEAQQVAQDAGRIRVALDGQVRLLTSFGATNAVWDNTYDHIARADAAGFAEDFPPDDPDSVNGLDGLLGVGTDGRIVVGGYTGAAAYATPAAQLTDPALLSSLYDPAAESGSARCGVVAADAMYLFCGLGAFPSSGEGRPSGGLILLKRLSAAGMAALSSDIDLSTTVVGERRPGGVAQKSVTSLLGPVAVHTTVLAADRIALDAEIATVNGQRLVLESVRPRPIHAAATATARRLFGIVAVATLLVVAAMSWSSRRAVRRRVRPLRHTTEQIIASGDHDLRVRAAGQDDIAALGRAIDTMLDTIAGRDRLLQAEQEQRRRELEESHEQQRAAEREMQRRARDLVDETSDLVARQLDDVSGQAATVGAAAGRIDGQVREARLAARLLLANNAEASEAVGTLHESLRRVEEVARFIGGIARQTNLLALNATIEAARAGAAGQGFGVVAGEVKTLAATTAESTDTITSTLDELNARVTAVVDIMMTMSATITAIDHTTADAQTMTTDQAAVVAGLTHQVAAAIERLEGLATRG, from the coding sequence ATGTTCAGACGGATCGCTCCGGCGCTCGCGGCGCTGGCCGCGTGCGGCTCGCTGTTCCTCGTCCTCCAGCAGGTGGCCACCGGCGCCTTCGACGGTCTCGAGGCCCAGCAGGTCGCCCAGGACGCCGGCCGGATCCGGGTCGCGCTGGACGGCCAGGTCCGGCTGCTGACGTCCTTCGGGGCCACCAACGCCGTCTGGGACAACACGTACGACCACATCGCCCGCGCCGACGCGGCCGGGTTCGCCGAGGACTTCCCGCCGGACGACCCGGACAGCGTCAACGGCCTCGACGGCCTCCTCGGCGTCGGCACCGACGGGCGGATCGTGGTGGGCGGCTACACGGGCGCGGCCGCGTACGCCACGCCCGCCGCGCAGCTGACCGATCCGGCGCTGCTGAGCAGCCTCTACGACCCGGCCGCCGAGTCCGGCTCGGCCCGGTGCGGTGTCGTGGCCGCCGACGCCATGTACCTCTTCTGCGGGCTCGGCGCGTTCCCCAGCAGCGGCGAGGGGCGGCCTTCCGGCGGCCTCATCCTGCTCAAGCGCCTCTCCGCGGCGGGGATGGCCGCGCTGAGCAGCGATATCGACCTGAGCACCACCGTGGTCGGCGAGCGCAGGCCGGGCGGGGTCGCGCAGAAGTCCGTGACCAGCCTGCTCGGCCCGGTCGCCGTGCACACCACCGTGCTCGCCGCCGACCGGATCGCGCTCGACGCCGAGATCGCCACCGTGAACGGGCAGCGGCTCGTGCTGGAGTCCGTACGCCCCCGGCCCATCCACGCGGCCGCCACCGCCACGGCCCGCAGGCTGTTCGGGATCGTCGCGGTCGCCACGCTGCTGGTGGTGGCGGCCATGAGCTGGTCCTCCCGGCGGGCCGTACGCCGCCGCGTGCGGCCGCTGCGGCACACCACCGAGCAGATCATCGCCTCCGGCGACCACGACCTGCGCGTCCGAGCGGCCGGTCAGGACGACATCGCCGCCCTGGGCCGGGCCATCGACACCATGCTCGACACGATCGCCGGCCGCGACCGGCTCCTGCAGGCCGAGCAGGAGCAGCGCCGGCGCGAGCTCGAGGAGAGCCACGAGCAGCAGCGGGCGGCCGAGCGGGAGATGCAGCGCCGGGCCCGCGACCTGGTCGACGAGACGTCGGACCTGGTGGCGCGGCAGCTGGACGACGTGTCCGGGCAGGCGGCGACGGTCGGTGCGGCGGCCGGGCGCATCGACGGGCAGGTCCGCGAGGCGCGGCTGGCGGCCAGGCTGCTGCTGGCCAACAACGCCGAGGCGAGTGAGGCCGTGGGCACGCTGCACGAGAGCCTGCGCAGAGTCGAGGAGGTGGCCCGGTTCATCGGCGGCATCGCCCGGCAGACGAACCTGCTCGCGCTCAACGCCACCATCGAGGCGGCCCGGGCCGGTGCGGCGGGGCAGGGCTTCGGCGTGGTCGCGGGCGAGGTGAAGACGCTCGCCGCCACCACGGCCGAGTCGACCGACACGATCACCTCGACCCTGGACGAGCTCAACGCCCGGGTGACCGCGGTCGTCGACATCATGATGACGATGAGCGCCACGATCACCGCGATCGACCACACCACCGCGGACGCCCAGACGATGACCACCGACCAGGCGGCCGTCGTCGCCGGCCTCACCCACCAGGTCGCCGCCGCGATCGAACGGCTGGAGGGTCTCGCCACCCGCGGGTGA
- a CDS encoding S1 family peptidase, with protein sequence MRRSTKTYLAAGVLIPAVVTALAVNSMGTANAIANGELVPEGQYRFSVKLTMTGIPTADGGKRNSGCSGALIAPQWIITAGHCFRDENNVRVERPVADLTTATVGRADTTGTTGHVATVVAVRQSPTADVSIAKLDQPITDIRPIRLSRTAPEVGAIVRLTGYGSVTSTNPVPETHLRTGQLEVVSVADSVTGFKGHAPQPDTTPCPYDSGGPYFVEGKRGPALVAVVSNGPSCPHTQVENGARTDNITRWIYQSMLQAR encoded by the coding sequence GTGCGACGCAGCACGAAGACCTACCTCGCCGCCGGAGTGCTCATACCGGCGGTGGTCACCGCCCTCGCCGTGAACAGCATGGGCACCGCCAACGCCATCGCCAACGGGGAGCTCGTGCCCGAGGGGCAGTACCGGTTCTCGGTCAAGCTGACCATGACCGGCATCCCCACCGCCGACGGCGGCAAGCGCAACAGCGGCTGCTCGGGCGCCCTGATCGCGCCGCAGTGGATCATCACGGCCGGGCACTGCTTCCGGGACGAGAACAACGTCCGGGTCGAGCGGCCGGTCGCCGACCTGACCACCGCCACCGTGGGCCGCGCCGACACCACCGGCACCACCGGCCACGTGGCCACCGTCGTGGCCGTCCGGCAGTCCCCGACCGCCGACGTGTCGATCGCCAAGCTCGACCAGCCGATCACCGACATCCGCCCGATCCGGCTCAGCCGCACCGCGCCGGAGGTCGGCGCGATCGTCCGGCTCACCGGCTACGGCTCGGTCACCAGCACCAACCCGGTGCCGGAGACGCACCTGCGCACCGGCCAGCTGGAGGTCGTCTCCGTCGCCGACTCGGTCACCGGCTTCAAGGGACACGCCCCGCAGCCGGACACCACGCCGTGCCCGTACGACTCGGGCGGCCCGTACTTCGTCGAGGGCAAGCGCGGACCGGCCCTGGTGGCGGTCGTCAGCAACGGCCCGTCGTGCCCGCACACGCAGGTGGAGAACGGCGCCCGTACGGACAACATCACCAGGTGGATCTACCAGAGCATGCTGCAGGCCCGCTGA
- a CDS encoding sensor histidine kinase, protein MVGLGTGTGRTRDLLLVAAADFGLALVAYALPWHHWSADRPALLALPGFAVLGFSTWAFGGVAAGTGPFLVLLYTWAALHFRRRVLVALVVPATAAYVVPLVLTSQPPVVLSSAFILLPIAVAVALLVEAQARHLRDERERLERIERWRAAMVGALAHDVRSPLATVQMTLEELAHDATGPQARMLEAAQRQTARIARLASGLLDLNRIDTTGHLRLDLRPVPARAAVLDALSYVTAEVGVCVDDGRTLHVDRERFEQIVINLVGNALRYGRPPVVVTVTGDGVTDRLEVRDHGPGIPEDRRARLFTRFGAGGTDGVGLGLWIVRELARAHGGEARYESAGPGARMVVTFPALPGTPAGLSDLPSESSTF, encoded by the coding sequence GTGGTCGGGCTGGGCACCGGGACCGGGCGTACCCGTGACCTGCTGCTGGTCGCCGCGGCGGACTTCGGGCTGGCCCTGGTCGCCTACGCGCTGCCGTGGCACCACTGGAGCGCCGATCGGCCGGCCCTGCTCGCGCTGCCGGGCTTCGCCGTGCTCGGCTTCTCGACCTGGGCGTTCGGGGGCGTCGCCGCCGGCACCGGGCCGTTCCTCGTGCTGCTCTACACCTGGGCCGCGCTGCACTTCCGCCGCCGGGTGCTGGTCGCCCTGGTCGTGCCCGCGACGGCGGCGTACGTCGTGCCGCTCGTGCTGACCAGCCAGCCACCGGTCGTGCTGAGCAGCGCCTTCATCCTGCTCCCGATCGCCGTCGCCGTGGCGCTGCTGGTCGAGGCCCAGGCCCGGCACCTGCGCGACGAGCGGGAACGGCTGGAGCGCATCGAGCGCTGGCGGGCCGCGATGGTCGGCGCGCTGGCCCACGACGTCCGCTCGCCGCTGGCCACCGTGCAGATGACCCTGGAGGAGCTCGCCCACGACGCCACCGGGCCCCAGGCGCGCATGCTCGAGGCGGCTCAGCGGCAGACCGCGCGCATCGCCCGGCTGGCCAGCGGCCTGCTCGACCTCAACCGCATCGACACCACCGGGCACCTGCGGCTCGACCTGCGGCCCGTACCGGCCCGGGCGGCGGTGCTGGACGCGCTGTCGTACGTCACCGCCGAGGTCGGCGTCTGCGTCGACGACGGCCGTACGCTGCACGTGGACCGGGAGCGCTTCGAGCAGATCGTCATCAACCTGGTCGGCAACGCGCTGCGGTACGGCCGTCCCCCGGTGGTCGTCACCGTGACCGGGGACGGGGTCACGGACCGGCTGGAGGTGCGCGACCACGGCCCGGGCATCCCCGAGGACCGGCGCGCCCGGCTGTTCACCCGGTTCGGGGCGGGCGGCACCGACGGCGTGGGCCTGGGGCTGTGGATCGTGCGGGAGCTCGCCCGGGCGCACGGCGGCGAGGCCCGGTACGAGTCCGCCGGCCCGGGCGCCCGGATGGTGGTCACGTTCCCCGCCCTTCCGGGCACACCGGCGGGACTTTCGGATCTTCCGTCGGAATCGAGCACTTTCTGA
- a CDS encoding zinc-ribbon domain-containing protein has protein sequence MFLLFGLRTRDHMLGTGAMVCDVCGVHAAQQLVKRSTKFTLFFIPLFPVRPARYFRFCANCGVQQAIDPRFADQLVA, from the coding sequence GTGTTCCTGCTTTTCGGGCTCCGTACCCGCGATCACATGCTGGGCACCGGGGCCATGGTGTGCGACGTGTGCGGGGTGCACGCGGCGCAGCAGCTCGTGAAGCGGTCGACGAAGTTCACGCTCTTCTTCATCCCGCTCTTCCCCGTGCGGCCGGCCCGCTACTTCCGGTTCTGCGCGAACTGCGGCGTGCAGCAGGCGATCGACCCGCGCTTCGCGGACCAGCTCGTGGCCTGA